The Arachis hypogaea cultivar Tifrunner chromosome 16, arahy.Tifrunner.gnm2.J5K5, whole genome shotgun sequence genome contains a region encoding:
- the LOC112758742 gene encoding protein TILLER ANGLE CONTROL 1, with product MKIVNWVHKRFHHSTTLKDGFASNMKNIEPMRSNNEDSEGMMKQVALAELFGGWKDGILTIGTLGCDPLINSYSQNKQYYALESEEDQEEEEEQEDEENYNGEDDNEEVNPLMQSTFEEVKKVDVTDENSIEEMEKKKKGERITLADLFLADSDVKMEGAKSKVSTADEDEKQSSIMKGKHHMHALSFTKKLIPRGLNKDNPHPIQDIKKLIKKMLKRKIHPELLDVKNPKTSDTNDTASLLLI from the exons ATGAAG ATAGTCAACTGGGTGCATAAAAGATTTCATCATAGCACCACTCTCAAGG ATGGGTTTGCTTCCAACATGAAAAACATTGAACCTATGAGAAGCAATAATGAGGATAGTGAAGGAATGATGAAACAAGTAGCATTGGCTGAATTGTTTGGTGGTTGGAAAGATGGGATTCTGACCATTGGCACTCTTGGCTGTGATCCCTTGATCAACTCCTACAGCCAAAACAAACAGTACTACGCACTCGAAAGCGAAGAAGAccaggaagaagaggaagaacaagaagatgagGAGAACTATAATGGTGAAGATGATAATGAGGAAGTGAACCCATTGATGCAGAGCACATTCGAAGAAGTGAAGAAAGTTGATGTGACTGATGAGAATAGTATTGAGGAaatggaaaagaagaagaaaggggaaaggATCACATTAGCAGACTTATTCTTAGCGGATTCAGATGTGAAGATGGAGGGTGCGAAATCCAAAGTTTCAACTGCTGATGaagatgaaaaacaaagtagtaTCATGAAAGGAAAGCATCATATGCATGCACTGTCTTTCACCAAGAAGCTCATTCCCCGTGGTCTTAACAAGGATAACCCACACCCAATTCAAGATATCAAGAAA TTGATAAAGAAAATGTTAAAGAGAAAAATCCATCCGGAGCTGCTGGATGTTAAGAATCCCAAAACCAGTGACACTAACGACACAGCTTCTTTGCTTCTAATTTAA